The genome window GTTTCAACAAGAAACGCCGTGGCAAGCGCCGCAAAGTTTGCAACTTCTGTGTTGACAAAGTAAAAGTAGTAGACTACAAAGACATCAACCGTCTGGGTCGCTACGTATCTGAACGCGGCAAGATCCTGCCGCGCCGCATCACCGGCAACTGCGCTGCTCACCAGCGTGCAGTCACCGTTGCGATCAAGAACTCCCGCATCGTTGCTCTGATGCCGTACACCGCTGAGGTGTAAGATATAAAAAAGGAAGTGGACACGCGCCACTTCCTTTTTTTGTTGCCCGGAACTCCGTTTAGCGGCGATGCTCGACCAGATCGATCGCGCCAAGCACCACGTGCGCCAACCCAAAGCCTGCCACACCCCAGGCGATTGAGCGGTCCACCACATCGGT of Tumebacillus sp. BK434 contains these proteins:
- a CDS encoding asparagine synthase, giving the protein MNSREGLIPVVLGTAVTAAGLTLRGTDVVDRSIAWGVAGFGLAHVVLGAIDLVEHRR
- the rpsR gene encoding 30S ribosomal protein S18, with the translated sequence MSEQREQREHREPRGGGFNKKRRGKRRKVCNFCVDKVKVVDYKDINRLGRYVSERGKILPRRITGNCAAHQRAVTVAIKNSRIVALMPYTAEV